CTTCCCAGTTGCGATGGTCCAGGGGCCGGGTGGCGCGTTCGCGGGCTTCGCGATGCGTCTGGTGCGAGGACACAAGCCTCTCTTCGAGCTCTACGCGCCGGGCGCCCGCAAGGTCGCCTTCCCCGAAGCGGACTACCGCTTCCTCGTGCGGTCGGCGGCAAACGTGGCCGTGGCAGTGGCCAAGGTGCACGAGGCCGGCGTGGTCGTGGGGGACATCAACCATTCGGGCATCCTCGTCTCGGACAGGGCGACGGCGGCGCTCATAGACGCCGACAGCTTCCAGTTCGGCGAGCGTCACCTCTGCCGCGTCGGCGTACCGGAATACACGCCTCCCGAACTGCAGTCGCGGCGGCTGGACGGCATCGTAAGGACGCCGGAGCACGACGCGTTCGGGCTCGCCATCGTGATCTTCCAGCTCCTCTTCATGGGACGACATCCGTTCGTCGGCCGCTATCGGGGCAGCGGAGATATGCCCATCGAGCGGGCGATCGCGGAGCATCGCTTCGCCTATTCGGCCAGGGGGCGGAGCGACATGTCGCCGCCGCCCGGGGCCGCCCGTCTGCAGGAGTTCCCGGATGAGATCGGCGCCATGTTCGAGGCGGCGTTCGGCGGTGCCCCGAGCGCCCGGCCCCGCCCTCCGCAGTGGGCCGAGGCCTTACGCCGGCTGGAAGGCGGGCTGTCGCGGTGCTCCAGGAACGACATCCACTACTTCCCCAGTGCGGCGGGCGGCTGCTCGTGGTGCAGGATGGAGCGCGAGTCGGGGATCGTGCTGTTCGTCGCACCTCTTCCGAAGGGGGCGGCGCGATCCGATCCGGGCGCAGCCGGCTTCGATCTTGCCGGCGTCTGGAGGAGCATACAGGCGGTAAGGCTCCCGGCGGTCGACGGGCTGCTGCCCCCTCTGACGCAGACCGCACCGCAATCCAGCAGCGAGGTTGCAGCCTTCGCAGGCGCGATACGGACCCGACGCCGCTCGGGTCTCGCCCTGCTCCTCGTCGCGGCGGCGCTGCTCGGGTGGTCGGGCGACCTGTGGCTGCTCTGCCTGCCGCTCGCTTGGTGGGGCTACCATCTCACCTGGCAGGGCGGCTCTGATCTGCGGCGCTTCGTCGAGCGCCATGGGCGAGCGCGATCGGCATACGAGGCCGCTGTCGTGGATTGGCGGAAGCGCATCGGCATCGAGGAGGCTGTCGCACGCCGCCGGACGCTGGAGAAGGCCAAGAGTACCTACGATGGCCTGCCCGGCGAGGAGAAGCGGCGGCTGGGTGAACTGACGACCAAGCGGAGGGAGAACCAGCTGCGGCGGCACATGGAGAGCTTTCCGCTCAGACGCGCGAAGATCCGAGGGATCGGCGCCGGCAAGCTCGCCACGCTGGCGTCATACGGCATCGACACCGCCGCGCAGGTCAGGCGCGATCGGGTGCTGGCAATTCCGGGCTTCGGTCCGGTCAACTCGCAGGAGCTGATCGCTTGGCGCGCTTCGGTGGAGAGCCGCTTCGTCTACAATCCCTCCCCTACGCAGCAGGACCGTCAGGACGAGGACCGGGTCCGTCGGGAGATCGCGAACGAAGCCGGCAGGCTGCGCGGCGAGCTCTCCTCGGGAGCCGCCGACCTGCGTGCGACCGCAGCGGCGGTCGAGCAGCGCATGACCGTGTCCGATCCGGTGGTCAACCGGGCTTATCACGACCTGGAGCAGGCACGCATCGATCTGGAAGCCCTCGGCACAGCCGCTCCCACGATTGCGCCGAGCCCTGCTCCGACCACGTTAAGCGGCGGTGTGGGTGGAGCGGCTTGGAAGCCGACTAGGCCTCCCAAGCCAGTCGCCGGCACTCCGGCCTGCCCAAGTTGCGGAGGTCCCATGATTCGCCGGGCGGCGCATCGGGGCGCGCGCACCGGCAGGCCCTTCATGGGGTGTGCGCGGTATCCGACCTGTCGAGGCACCCGGTCGACATGAGCTATACCGGGCGTTCGGCCTGCCGGGACGGCCCCATTCCTTTCATTGGGCGTTGGGCGGGATGACCCATAGGTGGCTGTTCAGGCCGCCCTGCTCGCTCCCGGACTTCGATCATTAATCCATGTAGACTGAGCCGCTCGCCGGAAGCGACGTGTCTAGGGACGCAGATCAGCGAACAGCGGGGGTTTGCTGCCGTTCCTATCGAAGTCGCCAAACTTATATTTCCAAAAAGGCAGACAGCCCCGAATTTGAATATCTTGCAGTCAGAAATGCCTTTTTTGACGATGAAAACGCATTTTTCGTTTCCGTTCCTCAAACAAGTGAGCGTTTGCTTATTAGTAGGCGTAATAAATTACGATCTACAATCTGTAATCATAACAAATTCATTAGCCTCATTTTATTTGGCTACGACATCATTATAAACTATGGCCTATCTGACACGCAGAGGCCGAAGATCAAGCGAGATCTTCGGCCTCTTCTTCAAGAAGCCTTCTTGCCCTTGCCGCTGTCAGCCACCTGCAGGCCATACGGCTTGTAGTCGCCATCAGGCGTGCGGCAGACGTACTGGGTAGGCAGCGCCGCACGAACGTCGTTCGCCCCCCAAGCGTTCCGCTGATCGGGCGGCAGTCCTGCCCGGCACCCGCAAGGACCGGCGACTCCATCTTGGCTCCGTCTAGCAACATATAGCGGACAGGCTGCAGACGGACCGCATCAATGCTTTCGCTCGCGCCGGCACGCCCCTCGAACGTAGTCTCGCTAGTACCGTCGTCGGCTGCGAACGTCGTCCGGTAGGTCGCGTTCTGATAGTTCGCAGAGGCGATCTGAGCCGCGATGATCCTATCAGCCCTTTTCGCGTTGGCCAAAATGAGTGCGCAAACGCCGGCTCCCGCAGCGGCGCCGATCGCCGCTCCTGCCGCCAAGCCGCTTTTGCCGGTTGCCCTGCCTACGAGGGCGCCGAGCAGAGCGCCGCCGAGCACTGAGCCGACGCACTTGCCCCGAGCTTTCTCGACCTCCGTCTTGGCATACTTGATCTTCTCGGCTTGGGCGACGCCCGCAACCACGTCGCAAAACGGCAAGGTCACCGCAAGGAGCAGCGTCAGTGATCTTCTCTTCATCGTCTTCCCCCATTTTTGTTCAGCTGGTCAGTCTTCACTTCGCCCTGCCGTTGACGGCTATTCCTTGACGCCCCTTGTCGGCACCAATGTAGACACCCTCGTCCGTTGCTTCGCCTGACAGTTTGTCGCCCGTGATCCTGAATGCGAAGTTCCGCATGCCGCCGAACGGCATCTCGTTTCCGAACTCAGGCTCACCGCCCGGCTGCGGACTCCATGCCTGCGCGAAACCGCCGCGGTCCGATCTAATCTCACAATCGTCGCCCGAGCAGGAAATGCTACCGGTCATCGGAATCGGGTAGGACGGCGTGCCGAGCAACGTCAGCCAGGATGCCGTCAGCTTCCCCTTGCCGTCGTCGCCGATGCGCACATCGGCAAGCTCGTCTCCAGAAGGGTAGGCGGCCTTAGCCGAAAAGTGCCACAGCCGCTCGGGCGCTGGCGAAGCATTGCCGATCTTGTCCGGACCGTAGGACAGAAGTCTGCCGCCCTGGGCCAGCCAATAGCTCTCGAAGAAGTCCTTTCCTGCGGCGCTCCGGCCGGCCGGCAATACCACGTGCAGGTCGACCTGCGGTAAATCGGTCGCAGCCTTCCGCCCAGCCTCCACGCCGCTCCTGCGAACGGCTTCTGCATCGCCGCTCGGCAGGTCAAGGCCGCTGAGATCCGACACTAGAACAAGGCGTTGGACGCGGTCGTCTCCCTCGAACATGCCCTTCGAGGCCTTGAGCCCTGCAAGGAACGGGGCGGCATCGACGCTGCCGCTTTGCGCACCTGGCTTGTCGGCGGCTAGCGCTCCCGCCGCCACCATGCCGCCGATTAGCTGCGTCCGGAAATTGGACGCCTGGTCCTCAAGCTCTCGCGCGGTGCCTGAGGAGAACATGCTCCCGACGCCGCCCTCTTTCTGTTGAGCCGCCGCCATTTCCTGTGAGGAGAGGCCGGGAATGCATCCGACGAACGTCGTCTGCGCGGCGGACCCGTCGGCAGGCACGACGGCGATGGTGATCTGCTCGCGAGCGGCGCTCGTCCCGGCCGGCAGCGCGACTGCCGGATCCGAGATGGAGAGGACCAGGTCGCGAAAAGCTTTGTTCTGCTCGGCGAACGTTACCGCATCGGCCGCCTTCCTCAGCGCTTTCGCGTCGACGAAGATCAGCGTTCGACGAAGCGGCGCCTGCACTCCTTTGAGATCGCAGGCACCCTCCGCCCTGATGGTGGAGCCTCCCACTTTCGTCGGTGTGCCGCCGGACCCGCTGTTGCAGCCGGCGAGGAGAAGCGGGAGGACCGATGCAGCGCCGACGAGCAGCGCGCGGCACGAAGACGCTCCGCTCACAGCTGCACGCTCCGGTAGAGGTGGATGGAGCGGGCGGCGAAGTCGTTTGGCGTAATCGTCTCGACCGCCGCGCCGGCGTGCCTGTCGACCGCCGGACCGGTGAATCGAAAGTCGGGATCCCGATCGCAGATCAGGTCGACCAGCCGGTTCTGATAGGCGCGGAGAAGCCCCACCACTTCGGCATCCTTACTCGTGATTTGTCCAGCGTCGTGCGAGATGTCCACGTTGTCGGGCTGCGAGCGCATCTGATTGGACTTGCGTCCCAGATCGTCGATGCGCCGCTTGTGGTTCCGGTCGATGTCGGCGAGTTTCGCGGAGAGCTGCTTACCGTATATTCCCTCCATCTCCGCCTTCAGACGCAGGTACTTTTCCGCTTTGTGTGCATACTCCGGGTTCTCGTCGTGCTGCAGGTAAGTGAAGGCCGCACCCACCGCGAACACGATGAGGTTGCCAGCCAGCAGACCCGCCGTCTGCGCGATCACGTTAGGGGGGGTGAGCCCGAGAACGACTGCGGCTTCCACTTGTGCGAGCACGGTCGAGTAACGGGCGTAGCCGACCGCCGTCATCGAGATGACGAGCAGGGCCACCGCGATCGCCATCAGCCTGATGCCCTTGGCGCGCTGCTCATCGTCGTCGGGCCGCATGTAGTATTGATAGGCCTTGAGGAAGATACCTGTCATGTAGGACGATACCGCCACGGCTAGCGCCACAACGAGTGAGAGGCCGGCGGCGATCGCCGGCACGCCGGCGAGCTTGAAGAAGCTACTGTAGTTCATGAAGAACTCGGGGATCATTATGACCGCCGGAATGCCATATACTAGCAGCTTCGCCGGCACCTGCGCATCCCTACCACCCAGTTCGGTGCGAAGGCGGGCGTATTCCGTCTCCGCGACTTCTAGTCGGTCCAATCGGCCACGCTGCTTCTCGTAGAACGTCGTCGTCTCCTGCGCCTTACGGACGGCACGTTCACGTCCGATGACGTCCCGCTCAAAGTCCTCGACGAATCCTTCGACTCCGCCCTGGAGGCGCACGCGCTTGGCCGCACCGACAACGTAGTTCAGGGCGTTGGCCCGCGGCCGCGCGACATGCGTGGAAAGCCAGGCGTTCATCTCGGGCGTGAGATTCGCGCTCATGGCACCGGATTGACCATCGCCCGTCAGGCTTATGCCTCTTCCACCACTCTCGCGATCAGCACGCGCGAAGAGGTCGGTCGCCAGCGCGCCAGTCGGCGAAAGATCCATGTCGAGATACGTCTTGAGCGGCACAATTTCCCCCATTCCACTAACTTCGTTGGTCCCGTCCGTCACAAATCGATCCGCACCGGCGTGGCACGGCGCAGCACGGGGTCGATCCTGATCCTCCTGGATCCGGTCGGCATCACGCTCACCGGCCCTCCCGGCGTTGGCTTTACTGCGGCTAGGCTAGTTCCCAAAGGCGCGATGGCGTCGCGATGACCCCCGTTCGGCTTGAGGCCGCTCCTCTGGCCGTGTTCGGGATCGACCCGTGTCGGCAGGCGCCGCACGATCTCGACGGCCTCGTAGTTTCGTTTCAGAACTAGTTGCGCCTTGCACCGTTCAGCTTCGATCCTTGACCGCGCCTGGCAAAGTTCGGAGAGTTGCTGGTCGGCCATCCAGACGCCGACCGCTTCGGGCTTAGAGGCGAACAAAAATTCAATTCGCCGGTTCTGGTCTAGCGCGGCCTCGTCGTCGCCAATCACAAGAGGCATGTCCTCGCCGAAGCCTATCCGCCAGATCGAACTGTAAGCGACACCCTGCTCGTAAATGGCCTCTGCTAAAGCATTCGCGCGATCAATCGAGAGCGCCTCGTTATATTTAGCGTCACCCCGCTTGTCAGCGTGACCGGCGACGAACAGCGCGACATCGGGCGGTTCGCGTCGGAGACTTTCCGCGATGATCGTCACCAGCGGATCGGCTTCGGGTCTCAGTCGGCTCTGCGCTGTATCGAAGAAGACGTGGTCCGGGAAGACGACCCGCAGCACGGGCACGTCCACGCCGAACTCACTCGGCAATCGATCTGCCGGCACCACACCTTCGAAAAAGACAGGCTGGCGGTTTGGTGGAAGAGCCGCAGAGAGGCGGGCCAGCCGCTTGATCCGGTCGCAATGCTCCATTCTGACGAACGCCTGCCAGGGCTGCATGACACCCGCAGTCGAAGGCGCCTTCAGATCACGGCAGTCGACCGGCACGGAACGCACCTGCGTCATCGCCTGAGCCGATGCGAGAGATGGAACCAGACATGACGCCGCCGTCGCGCAAAGCAACATGCCGAACAAATGCGCTCGGCTCCGGAACAACCGGATTGACGACCCACCAGCCTTCACAAACTTCCCCCTTGTCGGAGTCAACGTGCTTTGTCGTAGCTAATTTGTCCAGCGCAACAATGCAGCAATTTGGATCTGTTCGTCGATACACCCGGCCATGCGGAGCAAATCGGAGCGACTTTGTTTTTCAAGCGTGGGTGCCGCACGACGGTTCAGCCTGGCCGAACCTGTTGCTCAGCCATGTACTAGTTCTAAAATTTTTGGTTGGAGGATGCTTAGATGATCGGCTGCTATTGGTGGATAAGACATTCGTTAACGCTACGACGATAGACTGGCTATAGTCAGGAGCCGCCGCTTTTCCTATCTGTCCTCGTGACCACGATGCAGACGTAAGCAACCCCATTTTACAGGAACCGTTTCTGCCGTTCGCTCTTTTCGCGTTTGGTACGATTTCCCTGGTGTCACAACCGCTCGAGACTGTTGAAAAAGGCCTGCGCGAAATCGGCGTGGCGGATGGCTGGTGACGCCGGCACGGTAGGATACGCCGCGTGTCAGGCCGGCGCAGCC
The sequence above is a segment of the Sphingomonas insulae genome. Coding sequences within it:
- a CDS encoding topoisomerase DNA-binding C4 zinc finger domain-containing protein, with translation MTPLYIGGRPVRLGERVGRGGEGEVFVLADRPDQAIKLYGSPDDRRREKIEAMVAAGLAARSDLVAFPVAMVQGPGGAFAGFAMRLVRGHKPLFELYAPGARKVAFPEADYRFLVRSAANVAVAVAKVHEAGVVVGDINHSGILVSDRATAALIDADSFQFGERHLCRVGVPEYTPPELQSRRLDGIVRTPEHDAFGLAIVIFQLLFMGRHPFVGRYRGSGDMPIERAIAEHRFAYSARGRSDMSPPPGAARLQEFPDEIGAMFEAAFGGAPSARPRPPQWAEALRRLEGGLSRCSRNDIHYFPSAAGGCSWCRMERESGIVLFVAPLPKGAARSDPGAAGFDLAGVWRSIQAVRLPAVDGLLPPLTQTAPQSSSEVAAFAGAIRTRRRSGLALLLVAAALLGWSGDLWLLCLPLAWWGYHLTWQGGSDLRRFVERHGRARSAYEAAVVDWRKRIGIEEAVARRRTLEKAKSTYDGLPGEEKRRLGELTTKRRENQLRRHMESFPLRRAKIRGIGAGKLATLASYGIDTAAQVRRDRVLAIPGFGPVNSQELIAWRASVESRFVYNPSPTQQDRQDEDRVRREIANEAGRLRGELSSGAADLRATAAAVEQRMTVSDPVVNRAYHDLEQARIDLEALGTAAPTIAPSPAPTTLSGGVGGAAWKPTRPPKPVAGTPACPSCGGPMIRRAAHRGARTGRPFMGCARYPTCRGTRST
- a CDS encoding OmpA family protein, producing MTQVRSVPVDCRDLKAPSTAGVMQPWQAFVRMEHCDRIKRLARLSAALPPNRQPVFFEGVVPADRLPSEFGVDVPVLRVVFPDHVFFDTAQSRLRPEADPLVTIIAESLRREPPDVALFVAGHADKRGDAKYNEALSIDRANALAEAIYEQGVAYSSIWRIGFGEDMPLVIGDDEAALDQNRRIEFLFASKPEAVGVWMADQQLSELCQARSRIEAERCKAQLVLKRNYEAVEIVRRLPTRVDPEHGQRSGLKPNGGHRDAIAPLGTSLAAVKPTPGGPVSVMPTGSRRIRIDPVLRRATPVRIDL